CAGTTGCATGGTGTCACTGAACTTAGGTTCAAAGAGTCAACTTTTGGAGTTGTTATCTGTACTAAtatgatgcattcctatctGTGCAGGTGGGATTTTCATCTCCTGCTCAATCTGCAATAATGCATGATCTAGGCCTTTCCATAGCTGAGGTAGTTGTCCTTAATCTTCTtaaatatgtaaaaaaaaaaaaaaaattatctgcCTTCAAGGACTgactttcctttttttattttccagaAGGGGTCTGTCTCCGAGGATTATagctctttctttattttttttttctgtataCCCTTTGAATATTTGTTGCAAGATTTAGCAGCCTGTCAATTGTCTTTGACAGGAGTGCTCTTCTTTAGACATTTATTCCAAATTTGTGCGACTTTTATGATGCCTGAACTCGCAAATGAGACTAATGATGCTACATTCCACCCTGCTCAGCAGTCTAAACTTTCATGGTTTATTGTGGATCCAAAGAGGAtggctgaaaaagaaagaaattacaaTGGACTAATTAACTTGTAAACTAAGTTATGCTAAAGAAATGGCTGGGAAAAAGTCAATGAAGACAGAGGTCAATTCCAAGTGCTTATaattaattatttgaaatactcttcaaaatacCATAAATCTGTTTCTCTGGAAAACCCTTCTATCCAACAGACAGAAGTAGGCTTTTTACCTTGTCTATGGTGGCTTTTctaaaaattttgcattttacTGAGCTAATACTTCGTggaagtattttattttatgacAGCCTAATTTTGAAAGAATGCTGGATCGAATTTCTGTTTATGACTTTATAGTTCTCTGGTTCCATAGATCTTTCAGCACTCTTTGTTTCTGATGCTTTCTGTATTCCATCACAGTTCACACACCTTATCACTTTTCATTGTAGTGAAGCTCCTGCCTTATTCACAATAATGGCATCCCAAAAGGACACTCGAACATGAAAAATACTCATTTTTGTTCTGATTCTGCAGTATTCCATGTTCAGTTCAATACTAACACTTGGAGCATTGTTTGGTGGAATACTGAGTGGCAAGATAGCAGATATCATTGGGAGGAGATATGTAAGTTCAGCATACTAAGTTTCTAGGGACAAAACACATCAACTCCAAAATCTTCCATAGACTGAGGATCTACATAAATATTCTCTTTGTATTCTCCTCTACTTGGTGCTATGTTGTTCAAAAGCATGTTAATTCATAGATGACATTAAGTCATGTTACTTTTGGTCTACTTTTTTATACTCGATATCAGAACTTCTGCTGGCATTCATGTTAACTAGCAAAAAAGTTAGGTTACTTGCTGAAATTAGAAGGAAGACAGTTTTTGCTTCTTTCTCCCTAACAAAATGAGTTGTACAAATGCAGACAATGTGGTTCTCACAAGTGTTATGCGCGGCAGGATATCTTGTAATTTCATTTTCGAAGGTACTTTTTCATCTGATCTTTACATTTGGAAGCCATAAtcaggtacttttggaggagATAGCCTTGAATTATGATTGATGAAATCATTGCAGAGCGAAACCATAAAAGCTAATGCTTGATTGATTCTTTTTCCTTATTTATTAAGTTATCTTTATTTATCCCACTGGAATGAACTTACGTGCAATTTTCAAGTAAGGATCCTTGTTAAAATGAAGCCACTAGTTTGCTTATGTTGTACCCATAAATGACTGATCGTCCATTCATCATCTCTTTGGCATAACGTACAATAATGAATACTGTGCTGATATACTCCATGATATCAAATTTTTCTGACTCTAAGTTGGTTGTGGTTGTCGACAGAGCGCTTTGTGGCTTGATATCGGAAGGATTTCAACAGGATTTGGAATTGGGATTTTGTCATATGTGGTAATTGAAGTAGATTTGGAGAtcagatatttcaaataacaattATTAAATCCTCAGGAGGTATTCAGTTTCTGAATCTCAAACAGGTACCTGTATATATAGCAGAGATAACACCTAAAAATGTTCGAGGAGCATTTACAGCTATCAATCAGGTGCACAAAAATGGTTTTCTAATAAAGACTTCACTATAAAGCATTTACGGACAGCTTGTCCGTAAAGTGCTCCATATATTTTGCCAACTCTAGGAAATTAGAATGTATTAAGTTAAGCATTTATGCTCTAAACATCTGGATAGATGAAGAATGGGTGAATCCCAATCTTAGATGCTAGGCATCATTGATCTTGTGGGACAGCTTGTCCGTTTGATTGGACCTTTGTCCAAATACTGTAAAGTTTAcggatatttatatataaagctaacgtttcgacaaaaaaaaataaaaaaaataaaaaaataaagacttCACTCCAGCTGACAGCGTCTGATGCTAGATGCTTTAACCTTCAGGTTTTGGTATGCACTGGACATTCAACTATGTTTGTAATTGGAAATTTCATCCACTGGCGAATCTTGGCTTTAATTGGTAACTCTAATTGCCTTGTTTCCATTGGATGATCTGATCATTTGATGGTCGCCTTAAATGGACTTCCTTACCTACTATGCCAATACAGCAACCATTCCATGCCTGCTACAGTTGCTAGGCGTTTTCTTCATTCCAGAGTCTCCAAGGTGGCTGGTAAGCGTTAGggaaaatttaatgaaaaattataaaacattTGTACAGTTTGAATTCTAAGATTAATGAATTGCCTTATGCAATGTAGAGAAAACTGAgtgactctctctctctgacaTTCTCCAGGCTCAGATCAATAGGTGGAAAGAATGTGAAAGTTCTCTGCAGCGCCTTAGAGGAGCTAATGCTGATATTTCAGGAGAAGTCGCGGAAATTAGAGTAGCATTCACATTCAACTGCTTCAATGTTTCCTTTCTTATGAAATATGTTTACTGACAGAGAATTAACTTTTGATGCATTCTCAGGACCATACAGAAACCCTGAAACAATTATCGAACTctaatttgactgacttgttcGACAGAAAATATGCTCACGCACTGATTGTAAGGCTTATTCTCAGTTTCTACCACTATCTATTCATAGCATTCGACATGGAAATACTCAAccctttttaactttttccCCCCCTTCAGGTGGGACTAGGAGTAATGGGATTGCAACAAGCTGGAGGGATCAATACCATTGCATATTATGCAAGTGAAACTTTTGAGTCAGCTGGTCTGTAAGCTTGTCTTGCTAGCAAATTATCTCCTTGTTGAGCTTTTAGAAAGATGACAAAATCATCAATATATAACTCAAATCTGACAGGTTGTTCTGCTGCCGCGGGGAGTATCGCGGTGGTGGTTGTTCAGGTTTTCTTTCTATTCAGTAAAAACTGTTCTCTTTTGGGATTCTGCTACATACATACCCAAAACATTTGTTCTATCTACAGCTTCCAATGACCATTTTGGGGAGTCTCCTACTGGATAAATCAGGAAGGGTACCATTAATCATGGTAAGAAATTCGGAGATTCGAATAATATATTTATAGTGTATCTCAATAGCAGCTCACACCAAGTCCACTGCCATTTTCAGGCTTCTGCAGCTGGATCATGCTTGGGTTGGTTTTTATTGGGATCGTCATTCCTATTAAAGGTTCTGCTTAATTCATCCAGCTTTTTCAATATGTTCAGGTTTAAAACAACTCTGTACTGAATGAATGTACTTTGCAAAACAGGACCTACGACTATCGAAGTCCAGTCCATTTTTGGCATTCATCGGTGCACTGGTAAGGAAATTCCTGCAGTTGGAAAAGCCTTTCATTATGTCTTTTTCCTTTGGTGGCATCACAATGTTAGGCATCatccagaaaaaaaaagtcaaaaaaaaagggacataTAATTACCAATAATATTTGGGATGTTGCTATCAGGTATTTGAAGGATCTTATTCACTTGGAATGGGAGCAATTCCTTGGGTCATAATGGCAGAGGCAAGTCATTCAGCTTCAGTTGAATTTGATAGCCAAATAACCTGTAAAAGATTTTGAGTAATGCCCAGATTAAGCCTTTCCTGGGCTCATGGTCAGATGGTTTCTTTTTCAGATATTCCCCATAAATGTGAAGGGTTTAGCTGGAAGCCTGGTGACAGCAGAAAGCTGGCTAGGTTCTTGGATAATTTCATATTCTTTCAATTTCCTTGTACAGTGGATTGGCTCTGCAGGTAAATAGCTGATACCTGAAGATTATCTGCTTTCAATATCCCTTCTGATATTTAGTCTTATAGTGGATTTTGATCTCTTTCTTTCGTTTTCAGGGACATTTTTTATGTTTTGCATCATCAATGGTTTTGGTCTGGTATTCATTAAAAAATTTGTTCCAGAGACCAAAGGGCGTACGCTGGAAGAAATTCAGGCATCCTTGGTTTTGTTTACGagcaaaaattgaacatttgaattcatttattattgttattgcaggatttttttatattttgtttccAAAGTCTATATTGTACTGTGAAGCTAAATTTGTCTGACGATACAAAGAATTTGACAGTGGCCTAAGTGACTACTGCTTGTCATTCTTTGCATCAGATATAAATGCCAGCAGCGCCTTTAATACATATATTGAAAATGTTCGGATTTTAATACATCTATCTCTAGATCCATCTGTATCTATTTATATCAGCATCTATCTAACTACGAGCccatttggattgcattttttagagcgtttttggagaaaaattatTGTAGAACCTTTTTTAGAATGTGATGCATgtgaataaaaaggaaagattcGAAATTATGTAAAAGTAATATTCACaaaaaacgtaaaaatttttctttgaaaagttATAGTTCAAAAAAGACGTATGCGATTATAAAAATCATCTGTTCTTCTTTTAAAAAACTGCTTATTTTTATCACAAATATGCAGAAATGTCAAATGTTTTGTTAATACTAGGGGGAAAAGCCCACGCAACGCGTGGGAATTTAGTGCCTATAATTAAAGAtggttaataattattatttggcattttctagtataagaattgaagtatgataaatttattatgtgatattaaattaaaaaaatcataagttacatattgagttaaaaaatataatatgcaaTGAAACATAATTATAAGATACGATCTACTACTTTGCATCTAACCTAGTATAATAAAAGACCTATTTATATCTGCTCATGTACTTTAGGGATATTAAAATTTGTTAtttagtttgaatttgattttgctATGAGGGCAATCCACCACATTATCTTGTCATATAAGTGAGATTTGAACAATTAGCATACTTGAAGAAATCATTGCTAGTAGAATTTCGGTTCTTGCAAGCCAAATTCTTGAATTTATATTGATTCTAAGGACATATATCATCACGAGGCCTTCAAATTGAGCAAGcaattaattataatttattgTATGATTTAGGACATATAGCAAAGAATCTCCTTCTCGACAGGGGTTACAATCACGAAATATCAGTTTTGTATTAGTTGCAAAGATATACAACAACTAACATGCTAATTTAGAGGAATAATTACCTCAAAAAAGTACTAAAGCATCTTAATCCACTCAATTtaagaaaaacaattaaaagtaatgagGTACATACTTTAGATTTGTAGCCAAATAGTTTTAAGTAGATAGTTAAACATATTGGCAAAATCAGATGAAgtgaaaaattgtctaaatggAATAGTCAATAAAGTAGCAAACGATTTGAAAATTACCCTAACTAatagttaaaacaacaaaagaagtagaTGTAATCTATAAATGGGaaaatttatgatgataaacttattttaaaccataaataacaattaacaaatgtgGTCTCTTCCTTATCAAGCTTGTCTAACATGggcaattgaattaaaatactaaaaaattaTTGCACATACAACTTGCAATATTACAGATTTTTTACAACCAAAAAGTAGATTGGTTAAAGAAAACATATATATTGAAAAAGGTGTTGCAAAATAGGGAAAAAGAGTAGCTAATGTAACAACATCCGAATTAACATCTATGATAACGGCCAAGAAACCAGACTTCTCTACTAATTGACATTAATTGTGTCTTAACATCTATATATCATAACTTTGCAAATAACTAATGAGAAAGGgtttaagaaattaaaagacTTAGATGTTAATACAATTAAATGATTAGAAAGGCTTTTATGTAATTTCACTAAAACACAAGCTGAATTCAGTTGTACCCAATGTTTAATCGGATATCAAACAATATCACATATCAAACTTACCCCTagttttaaatgtttaaaaggaCATCCAAGTAATTACAACAAAACTAAATTAGTTATAATGACTCATATTCAATACTCTAATTGCACTTCAAACACTCTCACATTTCCAAAAAAGCCCCACccttgcggttgaaattcaagtcctaaactcattcttatatagtataaagaAAGATATTACTGCATACATCAAAACTTAACCCTTAGGGAGTGCAGTGGACTTTTTTCATTGAattcttggatttttttttttcattttcattcttttcatttttttattatttttatgacCAGAAATTTGTTAGTGTAGACTGTAGATAGACTAAAAAATATGGCGTCTCCAAATATGTTTTTTAAATTGTCTCCTATCAATATATCAaaacattaaaaagaaaaatgttacAAATACAAGCTTTGAAGAATCTTTTCTTGATTGAATTTCAATCTTGTGTCAAGTAAAAGCagacaaagaaaaggaaggCCGTCTCTTATTTTATCCGAAACAAGACAACacaaccaaacaaacaaacaaacaaaatactTGTGCAAATCCTCTATCATTGAGTTGAAGTTGCTACCAATGCCAAGTTTGCCAACTCTCTAAGGTTCTTCTGCATGTTCAGTTCatctcatttcttttcttgtgtCCATTCATTTGATGGAGCCACAAAGCATAGTTGATTTTGATGAAGAAGCCAGCAACCCTTTACTTAGAAGAGCAAGTCCTGACACAGAAAGCCGTGAAGATGCTGAGGCTGGGAAGATTAGCAGCCCTGCTTCTTCTGGTGCCACAGCTTTGGTGATATTCAGCACTTTGATATCTGTCCTGGGTTCCTATGTCTTTGGAACTGCAGTAAGTACAGAAAACTGTAACTTAACAGGATTCCTCACAGAATGTTATGGTAAATTCAGATCACTAGCTAAAATCCTGAATTTCTTAAAGGTTGATAATAAGGATACATAGTCTATGTTTGATATCTTTGATTTAATGTCCATAATTGATTTTATAACTCAAAAATTGGTGTGTTTGATCTTATTTTCTGATATGACTCCTAAAAATGATTGTGCTCAATTGTTGAAAGAAGTTCGTATGCAGGTGGGATTTTCTTCTCCTGCTCAATCTGGAATTGTAAATGACCTAGGCCTCTCAATAGCTGAGGTAATTTCCGCAGCTCTTTTAAGTATGCGATAAACTTCTGCCTTTAGATCTTAACAGTTATGTTCCTTTATGTCTCTTTTTCTCAGTTTCAACATAAACAGTTGGAGTTTGTGTTATTTCCAACCCCTTCTTTATGGAATTCTTGTTGCAGTATTCCGTATTTGGTTCAATATGGACAATTGGAGCAATGCTTGGTGCAATAATAAGTGGGAAGATAGCAGATTTCTTTGGAAGGAGAGTGGTAATGTCTCTAGTACTGTGTTTCTTTAGATAATCCATCTCAGTGACTCAAAATCCCTTTCATTCATTCCCTCGAGGGTCTTCATTAAATTTTTCCTCACATCCTCCTTTCGTGGTCCTAAAAAGTGAGATCCTATAGTATTCTTCAATAACCTCATCTCTTGTTTAGTTGTCCGTCAATTTTGCGTTTCCTGGCTGAAGTAAAAGAGGAATTTGTAGTTTACTTTGATCTAGTTCTGCAGGCAATGGGGTTCGCAGAATTGTTTTGTCTTGTGGGCTGGACCGCAATTTCATTCTCACAGGTACTGAACTgtgtattttattttgcatttgttTTGATCCTTTTACATTTGGTGGTCATGGAAGAGAATGAGCTTCATAAATAGATAATCACAGAGATTTACTTCCATGGAATATGATTGATAACTTCATGACTGTGTAATATCCTCAAACTACATATGTTATTGATTTTATATTTATCCTCTCGAAGAAGAATTTGCTGTTTTTAGATTCTGAACACAAGTCAATGTAAGTTTTGCATATGGTATTATTATTCTTGATTGGATGATCATCATCTTGACATACCTAACAAGGATAAATCCTAGGCATCTGCGTGCTCTATATATATAACTTTCTAAGATCCTAACTAGATCTTTTTGGTCATTGACAGAATGCTTGGTTGCTTGACATTGGACGGTTTTTAGCAGGATATGGAGTTGGGATTCTGTCATACGTGGTatttaccattgaccaaatattTTGTTTATGAATCTGCTCTTGGACTCTAAGATAATATTTAGGTTCTGAATCTGACACAGGTACCTGTATATATAGCTGAAATAACACCTAAAAACCTTCGAGGAGCATTTACAGCAGTCAATCAGGTAAAGCAAATTGGTTGGAGAATAAGATTTTGCATTCAATTTGATGGTTTTGATGCTAGATGCTAATAAAACTTCAGTTGATGATATGCTGCGGGGGGTCAGTGATGTATGTTATTGGAAATTTCACCTCCTGGCGTACACTGGCTCTGATTGGTAATTCTGTTTGTCCAACCTCCATTGCCTCGTATGATTGTTAGTCAGTTAAAAAGGACTTTCTATACTCTGTCATTTCAGGAACCATTCCATGTATACTGCAGTTGCTAGGCCTTTTTTTAATTCCAGAATCCCCCAGGTGGCTGGTAAGTTCAGAAACAATTCAGTAAATCAACTTCTTGCTATTAAGGAGTGCATTAGTAATGCTTTTACGCAAAATATTCTGTTTTCTTACGAGAAAGTTTAGGGAACTATTTAGGAGTAGAAGACTTGTGTGAAACTTCCCCTTCAATTATGTTCCTTTAACCCCTGTAATCTTATCAATTCATTCAATCAGGACAAAAACTGAACTAGATCTGGACTTTCTGCAGGCTAAGATGGATAAGTGGAAAGAATGTGAAACTTCTTTGCAGCGCCTTAGGGGAGCCAATGCCAATATTTCTCAAGAAGCAGCTGAAATCATAGTAGCATTCAGACTCTCTTTTATGTACTTTCTTTCTTAAGGGATATTTTTGACAAGGAAAATTGCGTTTCCAGGAGTATACTGAAATGCTTAAACAATTGTCTGACACTGGGATGATTGACTTATTCCAGAGGAAATATGCTCACGGACTCATTGTAAGATCTTCTActgttatttgatttttatattagACTCagaaattcactaaaattataaaattcaaTCAGGTTGGAGTGGGTCTAATGGTATTGCAACAATTCGGAGGGGTTAACGCCATTGCTTATTATGCAAGCGCAATTTTTGAGTCAGCAGGTTTATAAGCTCTTTTTGCTACTGATTCCATCTGCTGATAATTTAAGAAAGGTAATTGAGGGTACAGAAATTAATATATGATAGGACAATGACAGGTGTTTCTAGTAGGACTGGGACTTTGGCCATGGTTGTTATTCAGGTTTTCATTTGATTCACTGCTGTTCAATGTTGGATTCTGCTCCACGCATTTGTAAACATTTCTGTTCCATCTACAGGTTCCAATGACCCTTTTGGGGACTCTCCTAACCGATAAATCTGGAAGGGTACCACTGCTAATGGTAGGAAGGTTGTCGTCAATAAGCTCTTAGGTTTCTGCAGTTAATATCTGCTCGTACTAAGTCCATTACTATTGCAGATTTCTGCAACTGGAACATTGTTGGGTTGTTTCTTAACAGGATTGTCATTCTTACTACAGGTTCTACTTATCTTAATACACTTTACTCCGAATTAAATTGATTGATCTATAAAAATTTATGTACTGAAAGAATATACTCCACAAAACAGGACCTTCAACTCTGGAAGGACAGTCCATTATTAGCATTAATCGGTGTGCTGGTAATGCAATTCTtatgaaattgaaattttccAGTTTCATTGTTTTCTTTGTATACTGAATATATTCTTAGATCTGCTAGAAGTTTTACCACTTCAAACCTGCTTCTAAAAGCTCAAGAACTATATACAATTGGAGACTTACAAATCTTCCTGAAGTTCCTCTAGCTTAGTAATAGCAGACTAGTACCAGCCACTGTGAGGAAATGGTTACAAATTGGAAAAAGGGAAATACCATACGGTACTAATATATGATATGCATCCTCCTATCAGATCTTTACAGGATCTTTCTCATTAGGGATGGGCGGAATTCCTTGGGTTATAATGTCAGAGGTATGTCATTTATCTTTGAAGTCTTCATAACTGAATGCCACAAAAGGCAATAACGAAATTTTCAGGAATGAGGAAAAACAGATTTGTACTAAATGTAGCCCGGAGTAGATTCTTGAATGAATATTTCCTCTGTCAGATATTTCCAATAAATGTGAAAGGTCTAGCTGGAAGCCTGGTGACAGTTGTGAACTGGTTTGGTTCTTGGATTATTTCCTATTCTTTCAATTTCCTTACAAAATGGATCAGCTCTGCAGGTAATAAAGCATGCAAAAACTTAATCATCCCTTTTAAGACTTAGTCGTCTATtgatcatattttttttttctctccaggGACATTTTTCTTGTTCTCAGTCGCAAGTGGTTTAACTATCATATTCGTTGCAAAGCTTGTTCCTGAGACTAAAGGGCGTACCCTGGAAGAAATTCAAGCATCCATGGTTTTGTTTACaaggaaaagctgaaatttcaaaTCCATTCTTCATGGTTGTAGAGGTGTACTGTTCTATATGCCTGTTGCTTTGATCTGCATATCTACATCTTGTTTTTGAGTTAATTGCTGACAAAAGCACAGAAAATAAAAATCCATACTTCTCCATATGATTGTAGTGACTATTTATCAATCCCCCTACAGATTAAAAATGCTTGGAGTTTTGAGTACAAGTGACTTTTCATTAGCATGTTGTTCTAAGAAATGCAAGTAGCAAATTGCACCAGCTTCAAATATTGCAGTAAACTTAAACTGCAATTTGAGCTGATGTTTGGCCCTGCAAAAAGTATTAAAGTCATAATAGCTTTGGTTGGAAAATATTGGATAATAGGAATGTCGAAGTAGGTATAACACAAACCTTTTGCAATGAACCTAAGAAAACTTTCCTATTTGTTTATGGATTACAAATATTGGAGTGGATGAAGTGCCCAATTTGTTGGCCATCATACCTTCATGGTAGCACACAAAAAGAAAGAGTGTACTTCACCAAATGGCTTTGTCAAATTGTTATGTTGAGATCTAGCATCAGGTATTCATAGGGTTTTGCCACTACTCCTATCTATGACTGTAAGGGGGATTTGTCGTCTTAAACAGAAAATTACTTatttgcatcataaacatattttttaatacattttttttaaaatctttttaACTATCTTTTTATCACaaatacatcacatcacaaaaagtgttattagtaattatttcaaataaactcctGTCCAAACGCACACGAAAATGTACactc
This portion of the Coffea arabica cultivar ET-39 chromosome 2e, Coffea Arabica ET-39 HiFi, whole genome shotgun sequence genome encodes:
- the LOC113732765 gene encoding sugar transporter ERD6-like 5 isoform X3; this encodes MEPQSIVDFDEEASNPLLRRASPDTESREDAEAGKISSPASSGATALVIFSTLISVLGSYVFGTAVSTENCNLTGFLTECYVRMQVGFSSPAQSGIVNDLGLSIAEYSVFGSIWTIGAMLGAIISGKIADFFGRRVAMGFAELFCLVGWTAISFSQNAWLLDIGRFLAGYGVGILSYVVPVYIAEITPKNLRGAFTAVNQLMICCGGSVMYVIGNFTSWRTLALIGTIPCILQLLGLFLIPESPRWLAKMDKWKECETSLQRLRGANANISQEAAEIIEYTEMLKQLSDTGMIDLFQRKYAHGLIVGVGLMVLQQFGGVNAIAYYASAIFESAGVSSRTGTLAMVVIQVPMTLLGTLLTDKSGRVPLLMISATGTLLGCFLTGLSFLLQDLQLWKDSPLLALIGVLIFTGSFSLGMGGIPWVIMSEGHFSCSQSQVV
- the LOC113732765 gene encoding sugar transporter ERD6-like 5 isoform X1 produces the protein MEPQSIVDFDEEASNPLLRRASPDTESREDAEAGKISSPASSGATALVIFSTLISVLGSYVFGTAVSTENCNLTGFLTECYVRMQVGFSSPAQSGIVNDLGLSIAEYSVFGSIWTIGAMLGAIISGKIADFFGRRVAMGFAELFCLVGWTAISFSQNAWLLDIGRFLAGYGVGILSYVVPVYIAEITPKNLRGAFTAVNQLMICCGGSVMYVIGNFTSWRTLALIGTIPCILQLLGLFLIPESPRWLAKMDKWKECETSLQRLRGANANISQEAAEIIEYTEMLKQLSDTGMIDLFQRKYAHGLIVGVGLMVLQQFGGVNAIAYYASAIFESAGVSSRTGTLAMVVIQVPMTLLGTLLTDKSGRVPLLMISATGTLLGCFLTGLSFLLQDLQLWKDSPLLALIGVLIFTGSFSLGMGGIPWVIMSEIFPINVKGLAGSLVTVVNWFGSWIISYSFNFLTKWISSAGTFFLFSVASGLTIIFVAKLVPETKGRTLEEIQASMVLFTRKS
- the LOC113732765 gene encoding sugar transporter ERD6-like 5 isoform X2, whose product is MEPQSIVDFDEEASNPLLRRASPDTESREDAEAGKISSPASSGATALVIFSTLISVLGSYVFGTAVGFSSPAQSGIVNDLGLSIAEYSVFGSIWTIGAMLGAIISGKIADFFGRRVAMGFAELFCLVGWTAISFSQNAWLLDIGRFLAGYGVGILSYVVPVYIAEITPKNLRGAFTAVNQLMICCGGSVMYVIGNFTSWRTLALIGTIPCILQLLGLFLIPESPRWLAKMDKWKECETSLQRLRGANANISQEAAEIIEYTEMLKQLSDTGMIDLFQRKYAHGLIVGVGLMVLQQFGGVNAIAYYASAIFESAGVSSRTGTLAMVVIQVPMTLLGTLLTDKSGRVPLLMISATGTLLGCFLTGLSFLLQDLQLWKDSPLLALIGVLIFTGSFSLGMGGIPWVIMSEIFPINVKGLAGSLVTVVNWFGSWIISYSFNFLTKWISSAGTFFLFSVASGLTIIFVAKLVPETKGRTLEEIQASMVLFTRKS
- the LOC113732765 gene encoding sugar transporter ERD6-like 5 isoform X5, with product MVGFSSPAQSGIVNDLGLSIAEYSVFGSIWTIGAMLGAIISGKIADFFGRRVAMGFAELFCLVGWTAISFSQNAWLLDIGRFLAGYGVGILSYVVPVYIAEITPKNLRGAFTAVNQLMICCGGSVMYVIGNFTSWRTLALIGTIPCILQLLGLFLIPESPRWLAKMDKWKECETSLQRLRGANANISQEAAEIIEYTEMLKQLSDTGMIDLFQRKYAHGLIVGVGLMVLQQFGGVNAIAYYASAIFESAGVSSRTGTLAMVVIQVPMTLLGTLLTDKSGRVPLLMISATGTLLGCFLTGLSFLLQDLQLWKDSPLLALIGVLIFTGSFSLGMGGIPWVIMSEIFPINVKGLAGSLVTVVNWFGSWIISYSFNFLTKWISSAGTFFLFSVASGLTIIFVAKLVPETKGRTLEEIQASMVLFTRKS
- the LOC113732765 gene encoding sugar transporter ERD6-like 5 isoform X4, which translates into the protein MQVGFSSPAQSGIVNDLGLSIAEYSVFGSIWTIGAMLGAIISGKIADFFGRRVAMGFAELFCLVGWTAISFSQNAWLLDIGRFLAGYGVGILSYVVPVYIAEITPKNLRGAFTAVNQLMICCGGSVMYVIGNFTSWRTLALIGTIPCILQLLGLFLIPESPRWLAKMDKWKECETSLQRLRGANANISQEAAEIIEYTEMLKQLSDTGMIDLFQRKYAHGLIVGVGLMVLQQFGGVNAIAYYASAIFESAGVSSRTGTLAMVVIQVPMTLLGTLLTDKSGRVPLLMISATGTLLGCFLTGLSFLLQDLQLWKDSPLLALIGVLIFTGSFSLGMGGIPWVIMSEIFPINVKGLAGSLVTVVNWFGSWIISYSFNFLTKWISSAGTFFLFSVASGLTIIFVAKLVPETKGRTLEEIQASMVLFTRKS
- the LOC113732765 gene encoding sugar transporter ERD6-like 5 isoform X6, translating into MEFLLQYSVFGSIWTIGAMLGAIISGKIADFFGRRVAMGFAELFCLVGWTAISFSQNAWLLDIGRFLAGYGVGILSYVVPVYIAEITPKNLRGAFTAVNQLMICCGGSVMYVIGNFTSWRTLALIGTIPCILQLLGLFLIPESPRWLAKMDKWKECETSLQRLRGANANISQEAAEIIEYTEMLKQLSDTGMIDLFQRKYAHGLIVGVGLMVLQQFGGVNAIAYYASAIFESAGVSSRTGTLAMVVIQVPMTLLGTLLTDKSGRVPLLMISATGTLLGCFLTGLSFLLQDLQLWKDSPLLALIGVLIFTGSFSLGMGGIPWVIMSEIFPINVKGLAGSLVTVVNWFGSWIISYSFNFLTKWISSAGTFFLFSVASGLTIIFVAKLVPETKGRTLEEIQASMVLFTRKS
- the LOC113732765 gene encoding sugar transporter ERD6-like 5 isoform X7; its protein translation is MDNWSNAWCNNKWEDSRFLWKESVLQAMGFAELFCLVGWTAISFSQNAWLLDIGRFLAGYGVGILSYVVPVYIAEITPKNLRGAFTAVNQLMICCGGSVMYVIGNFTSWRTLALIGTIPCILQLLGLFLIPESPRWLAKMDKWKECETSLQRLRGANANISQEAAEIIEYTEMLKQLSDTGMIDLFQRKYAHGLIVGVGLMVLQQFGGVNAIAYYASAIFESAGVSSRTGTLAMVVIQVPMTLLGTLLTDKSGRVPLLMISATGTLLGCFLTGLSFLLQDLQLWKDSPLLALIGVLIFTGSFSLGMGGIPWVIMSEIFPINVKGLAGSLVTVVNWFGSWIISYSFNFLTKWISSAGTFFLFSVASGLTIIFVAKLVPETKGRTLEEIQASMVLFTRKS